attgaacaatgcagggttggcctcggattcacgaacctataacattcatatatttattaatacatataatcgtagtcaaaccaatatttatattattattaatgatgtagtttatatatttaatattttataagttttattattattatttacatattttcatttcatatataacaatattaatatagttaagttgtacgtattaaatatacttatatacaagtatcatttattttatatatcttacttattataaaaataataatagagttaagttatatatattagatatatttttatgtaactaatatttatttggttaaaataatactaataaataaaaagtcataatatctttataataataatatcagtagttataataatattaatactcattttaaaagtaatgataataataatactgataataataataataataaaataataataataataataataataataatataataataataataataataataataataataaccttgataatcctattaataataatcataatcttaatcttaatattttgtgttagttaaataataataatgatataataataataataacaacaataataatactagtaatatttataCTTGTATCtatactcataataatgataacaataatgataataataacaataaagatgACTAATATTCATACTACTTAGTAACAAAAATCCTTATgttcataatactagtaataataatataaactatattaaggttaataattttattaatcatattattaatacaattattgatactaattaataataccataacactaatcaataataataatcctactcataataatacttatatcaatattaataatactaattataatactaataccaataacataataattataataacaacaataattataataataataataataataataatattaataataataataataataataataataacaataataataataataataataattataattatcattataataccTAATATAAAGGGGATCGGTGGGTTTTGTTGTGTCCACAAACAGATCGAGATGGCAGAGCACAAACTCAGGAAGAAATCACGATTCCTAGGATCTTTGATTCATTAATCAATCAATCGATTCACATCAATTCGAGATATACCCGttcatcaattcatcatcatctttgtttcaTCATCTTCACATATTAATCGAATGGCAATCAACACGGAATAGCAGGTCAAATGATtcgtcatcatcaccatcatcatcaatcgaTAAGGTATTTGGTTCATTAATTAATTTAGGTAGATTATCGGTTCTTTATAGAAGTATCAGGTTTATCAATTGATCAATAAGTCATCGGTTCTCTCAAGGTTTATAATAAAGGATTTAATTTGTTTGCCTTTTAATTTTTGTGTTATTTCAATGGTATGATTACTATACAAAGGCGATTGCTTTTATGGGAATTCGGTTTCTTTGAGTATTACAGGTTGAAGGTTGTGGTTGTATTGTACTCGCGTGTGTGTATAAATGCTTATGTATGCTATGTATACATCTGTGTATATAATCCAGTGGGTTTGTATATCTGCAAGGGTTGTTTGGTTGGTTTTAGTGGTTAAACAGGATCAAGTTGCAGCAGCAACAATGATGGTTTACAAAGATCTCAGCAGCATTAAAAGTCAGGCAGTAGGTAAGCAATTATTGTAACTGTAATGGTGTTGTGGTAATTAAACAGGTAATGGTTTGGAGATGGTTAATCAGTGAGCAGTAGCAGCCTCCATCAAGATCAAGCTACGAAGAAAACAGATTGGCAGATAGTTTACCTAAAATACCCGGCTGAAACAGAAGGATATAAGTTGTATAGCAGCTGCAGCAGTAGCTGAAGTGAATGATGGGAGTACGGTTTGTTCAATGATAATCTATTTTTGGGTTGTATTTTTGTAGGTGATGTTTTCGATTGAAACATAAAATGTTGAAATGGTTGACGGAAGATTAGAAGGGATTCCTCAATGTTGTGCTGGGCTGTTCAAGATAGATGTATAACACAGTAGCAGTAGCATGTTGCAGGACAGTAGCAGGTAAGTGGTGTTTGGCTTTGGTTTGCTTAATCAAAAACAATAAACAGAATACAGTAGGTTTCGATGGTTGTTGCAGGTTAGTGGTTGTAAAAGACTGCAGCAGCAGGGGTAGTTCAAATGAAACATCAACAACGAAGCAAATAAAAAGTAAACAGAGGTTGAAGATGGTGAGGATGAATTGAAGGAGAGAAGTGATTAAGTTTGGTGATGGTCATGAAAGTTTATGTAAGTGTTTGTgtgatgaatatgtatatgtatatattatataaagagACTGAATGATTGTGTAGGTATCGGTTTCTTTCCTTTATGATTGAAATATTCAACATAAAGTGATTTTGTGATTTAGATATGGAATGGAAAGGATTCTTGTGATGTAAGTGTTTTTGGTTCTTTGTGGGAAAATGAGATAAAGTAATTGATAGATGGTTAGTGGGTTTGGTTTGATTTTTGTACATGTGTATATGTCTAATATATGCATATATGTGCCTATATAATAGATAGCCGAaagatataaatgtaaatataatactATGATATTACAAAACAAACAATCACACAATATAAAGCCATCTCAATTATCAATTTGAATTCAATTAACCACAGTAGCAAATGTTTGTTTGGATGTTATGTCGACACTTATTTGATATCATTATTTTCgataaaaaattaaaataatataatcattGTTTAAGTCATAAAGTGTCTAATAATTTCTCCTAATAATATTAAGTGGATGTGGACTGTTGCCATCCCATAtacgtactatcattattattattaaggataaaAGGTTTTACTCTATCTATCAACTGTCATTTTGCGTTTAATTGAGAATCCACAATTTAACCATATGATGATGTTATTGGGTTTTGTAAATTGGTGGCAAAGGTTAACGCATGTACACTCTCATGTATGCATTTAAATCCTCATATTAGTTTTTGTTAAAACTTTACACTTGTACATTCATCGtattatatatatacgttttatGATAAGTTTAATTATATCGTAAGTTATTTTACATATCAACTACATAATATAACAGTTTGGTAATGTATTTCAAGttgttatatatgcatatatatatatatatacacacacacacacacacacacatttaattacaattagttgttcgtgaatcgtcgagaacagtcgaaggtcatatTGAATtcatgaacagttcaaaatttttgtgactcaacctatcagactttgcttatcatatcgggaacatataaagattaagtttaaatttggtcgaatatttccgggtcatcacataagctCTGCCAGTTTGTAAGCTCTGGTGTTACTGATCCCAATGACCTTGTAAGGTCCCTCCCAGTTTGGCCCCAACTTCCAAGTGTTTTGGGCCCTGCTTGCTTGGTTGTCGCTCCACACAAGATCTTCTACCTTGTATGTCCTTGCCCGCACGCGCTTGTCGTAATATTTTGTTATGCGCTGCTTGTTGGTGGCTTTGTGGATCGCCGCCATTTCCCTGTGCTCCTCCGCATAATTTGGATTGGTGCGCAGCCTTTCGTCATTTTCACCCTCGAtgtatgacagaatcctttctgtTGGAACGGTTATTTCTGCTGGAATTACCGCCTCAGAACCGTATACCAAACTGAATGGTGTTTCTCCTGTGTTGTTCTTGTGCGTTATTATGTGCGCCATAGGACTTTGGTTAGCTCATCCAGCCATCTACTGCGCTTCATTCCTAACCTTGCTTTGATGGCATTCACAATGTCTCTGTTCGTAACCTCACATTGGCCATTAGCCTGAGGGTGTGCGACAGAGGTGCAACGTCGTTTGTTGTTCAAATCCTGGCACCAGCTGCGGTAGGGGTTGCCTTCGAATTATGTGCCATTGTCGCTGATAATTTCGTTAGGTATTCCAAACATGCATACAATGCTTTCCCAGAAAAAATCTCTGAGCTGCTTGCTGGTAATGGTGCGCAGGGGTTTCACTTCCACCCATTTGGTAAAGAAGTCGATGGCAACACTAGGTATTCAGCGCTCCCTGCGCCCTTTGGGAAAGGTCCCACTATGTTTATAGCCCATTTTTAGAACGGCCATGGTGACGTGATGGGTATCATAGGGTTCTGTGGTGCTCTACTGACGGGTGCGTGCAATTGGCATTCTTGGCAAACTCTTATCCTTTATGCCGTATCAGCGTACATTCGGGGCTAATAATACCCTACTCGCTTGATCCTCTCGGTGACTGTCCTCGACCCAGAATGTAACCCGCAAGATCCTTTGTGAATCTCGTCAATAATCGTAGCAGCCTCTTTGGGTCCCACGCAGCGTAGGGACGCGCCAAAATAAGATTTTCGATATAGGATGTCCCCTCACAGTTCGTAATTTGGCGCTTTCACCCTAATCTTCATTGATTCCTTCTCTCCTTCGGGCAAAGACCCGGTCCGCAGGAATTCTATGATGTCTATCATCCAAGTTGCTTCTTCCTCTTCGACAGATGCAACCGTTATCTCCGAATCGGTGGATTTCTTGAAAACTTGCTCCACTAGTATTTTCTTTTCCAAATGGTTGAAGGTGAGAGCTGCCAGCTTACGGAGTACATCCGCCTGTTTGTTCTAAATCCTAAGGATTTGACTGATTCTGAAGTCAACGAATGTATCAGCTAGAGAGTGGACCAGACCCAGGTATGATTGCATTGATTTTTCGTTGGCGTCGAATGTGCCATTTATCTGATTAGCGACTAAATGCAAATCTACATAGGCTTGTAACTTTTTTACTCCCAACTCCTGGGCTATACGCATCCCTGCTAGTAGCGCCTCATATTCTGCCTCATTGTTTATCACCTTAAAGTTGAATCGCGGAGCGTATGTGTGCTCTTCCTGATGCGGGCCTGTGAGGATCAAACCTGCACCAGCGCCCTCCGAGCTCACTGCTCCATCGGTATAGAGCTCCCACAGTTCAGGAGAAAGCGCGGGGAGTTGTTCAGAATCGCAGATTACTGGCATATCAGTCGCTGTTTCGGCCAGATTTTCTGCCATCACCTGTCCTTTAATAGCACTTCTAGCACAGTATGCGATTTTATGCTCTCCTAGCTCTATCGCCCATTTAGTTAATCTCCCCGATATCTCTGACTTGTAAAGTAGTTGTCGTATAGGTTGGTCGGTGAGTACCGAAATTAGAAGTGCTTGGAAGTATCTACGTAGACGGCGGGAAGTGACAACGAGCGCGTATACGAGCTCTTCCATGGAGAGATAGTTTAACTCGCTTCCTGACAACGCTTTGCTGACGAAGTATATTGGCATTTAGGCGTCTCCTCATTCAGCTACAAGGATGGAACTAACAGATTCTTTAGACACCGCAAGGTAGAGTGTCAGAGTTTCACCCGCTATTGGCGCTGTTAACGTCGGGAGATCTTTGAGGAGCGCCTTCATCTATTGGAATGCTTTTTATGCCTCCTCAGTCTATTTGAAATCTAACTTTTTAGCGCAGTCTTTCAAGGTGTGAAAGAGCTGGAGCGACCTTTCGGCGGCCTTAGACAGGAATCGCGTTAATGTGGCCAATTTCCCATTGAGGCTTTGGACTTGCTTTTTTTTAGGAGAGGGCATTTTCTTAATTGCTTCTATTTTCTTTGGGTTCGCTTTGATTCCACGTGGAGTCACAATGTGCCCTAAGAAGTTTCCCTCTTCTTCTCCAAAGCTACACTTAGCGGGTTTGAGCTTCATATTGATGCTTCTGAGCGTGCTAAATGTTTCGAGAATATCTGCCAGCAATTGCTCCTCGGTGTTGCTTTTAATGACGAGGTCATCGACATACTCCTCAAGGTTGCGCCCAATTTGTTTAATGAACGCTGTATCTATGGTGCGCTGATATGTAGCACCCGCGTTTTTTAGTCCAAAGGGCATTTTAGTGTAACAGTATATCCCCTGGTCTGTATGGAACACGGTCTTCTCTTCGTCTTCTTCAGCCATTTGTATTTGGTGATACCCTTTGTAGGCGTCCAGAAAACACTTAAATCTAAAACCTGCAAGCGACTCGACTTTTCAGTCTATCTCCGGCAATGGATAATTGTCCTTGGGGCAGGCTTTGTTTATATCTTTAAAATCGATGCAAAGCCGCCACGTTCCATCGGATTTGGCTATCAACACGGGGTTAGCCACCCATGTCTGGTAGTTCACTTTGCGCAGTATATCAGCGTTTACCAGCTTGTCAACTTTCCTGCGCAACCATTCACTTCTTTCGGGCGCCGTCGGTCGCTTTTTCTGTTTGATAGGGGTCAAACTGGTACTAGCACGGAGATAATGCTGCGCTATCTCTCGCGGCACTCCAGTCATGTCAGCATCGCGCCAGCAAAACACGTCAGAATTAGAAATGAGTATATTCCTCAGTTTCTCCTTAGTCTCGCGTATGAGACTCCCCCAATCTTTACCTTTTGTTCCTGATATTCGGGATTAACTACAAACCACCATTCATTCGTGCCTTTTTCTTCAGGAGTAGCGCTTTCTATATCGGTAACAGACGCGCATAAAATATCCAGCGGCGTCAATTCGAGGGTGGCAACTCCTTGCTCTGTTGGGAACCGGACCATCCCATGGATTGTGGATGGTATAGCCCCGAATTTTTGAATGGAGGTTCTCCCCAGTATAGCATTGTATCTAGAATACGAGCGCACTACACAAAATTCTATGCTCTCAGTGCGATTTTTCAATTTATCATTGATGTCCCTCAGCTCCAGCCTCAAGTCTAGAATTCCAATGGGCCATGCTGATTCTCCTGAAAACCCAGACAAGGATGTGGTTGGAGGCTTGATAGTCCGCCTTGCCGGTGTAGGCAATTGTCgaaagcaatgttcatacatgatGTCAACACTACTGCCATTGTCCATATGAAGGCGCTTCACACCATGACCTGACTCGGGTAAGTAGCCTAGCACTACAAGGGGCGCGCAAGAAGTGTCGAACGTTCGTATGACGGGGAATGATATCTCTGTCACCTCCGAGCTTCTGCCAGCACCGGCTTTGCGCATAGTTCCTAGCTGCTGTCGGTAGTTGGTCATCgaatgctgataatgctaaaaatgaacatatatttcatagcattatccctccagaaagacaagcttttagttgcaatttttctatttacaagtgatattcgtttaaataataaaaggtgaagacaaaagacagattcaacgatttgaagacgcaaacgaccaaaaagctaaaaagtacaatcaaagtggttcaaattattgatgagaaacgtctaaaaattacaagagtacgagccgcaaaacgcaaagtacaagatattaaatagtacgcaaggacgttcgaaaatcccgaaccgggaccagagtcaactctcaacgcgcgacgcaatggagctaaaatgacaagtcaactaaatataatataatatatataattatataaaattatatatatattatatatatatatatatatatatatatatatatatatatatatatatatatatatatatatttaataagtgtcggcaagcttgcaaacaaaagatcctgagctgtaaaatggtgccatgcgatcgcatggagtcct
This genomic window from Rutidosis leptorrhynchoides isolate AG116_Rl617_1_P2 chromosome 2, CSIRO_AGI_Rlap_v1, whole genome shotgun sequence contains:
- the LOC139889445 gene encoding uncharacterized protein — encoded protein: MAHIITHKNNTGETPFSLVYGSEAVIPAEITVPTERILSYIEGENDERLRTNPNYAEEHREMAAIHKATNKQRITKYYDKRVRARTYKVEDLVWSDNQASRAQNTWKLGPNWEGPYKVIGISNTRAYKLAELM
- the LOC139889446 gene encoding uncharacterized protein, which produces MPIYFVSKALSGSELNYLSMEELVYALVVTSRRLRRYFQALLISVLTDQPIRQLLYKSEISGRLTKWAIELGEHKIAYCARSAIKGQVMAENLAETATDMPVICDSEQLPALSPELWELYTDGAVSSEGAGAGLILTGPHQEEHTYAPRFNFKVINNEAEYEALLAGMRIAQELGVKKLQAYVDLHLVANQINGTFDANEKSMQSYLGLADVLRKLAALTFNHLEKKILVEQVFKKSTDSEITVASVEEEEATWMIDIIEFLRTGSLPEGEKESMKIRVKAPNYEL